In a single window of the Chionomys nivalis chromosome 11, mChiNiv1.1, whole genome shotgun sequence genome:
- the Uts2 gene encoding urotensin-2, translating into MDRLAFCCLLFVGLLNPLLSLPIPDTGEKAPQRPVLEEDARLALEELERVALLQTLRQTVGTEAGGGLSEADPSDDTPTPRGSLRKAFSGQDSNTVLSRLLARTRKQHKQHGTVSECFWKYCI; encoded by the exons ATGGACAGACTGGCCTTCTGCTGCCTGCTCTTCGTGGGACTCCTGAACCCACTCCTGTCCCTTCCCATCCCTGACACGGGGGAGAAGGCTCCTCAGCGTCCAG TGCTTGAAGAAGATGCTCGGCTGGctctggaggagctggagagggtTGCTCTCCTGCAGACACTGCGACAGACAGtgggcacagaggcaggtggaggccTTAGCGAAGCAG ATCCCAGTGATGATACTCCCACCCCAAGGGGAAGCTTGAGAAAG GCTTTCTCTGGACAAGATTCTAACACTGTACTGAGTCGTCTTTTGGCAAGAACCAGGAAACAACATAAGCAACATGGGACTGTCTCGGAGTGCTTCTGGAAATACTGCATTTGA